A genome region from Gadus macrocephalus chromosome 15, ASM3116895v1 includes the following:
- the zmiz1a gene encoding zinc finger MIZ domain-containing protein 1a isoform X3, with protein MNTLPSMDRHIQQTNDRLLCIKQHLQNPANFQTAATELLDWCGDPRAFQRPFEQSLMGCLTVVSRVAAQQGYDLDLGYRLLAVCAANRDKFTPKSAETNTCRRCQSDSALLSSWCEELGRLLLLRHQKNRQNEPQGPHKGPLHPQPSMNSMKPGLTHSDGSFPYDSGPWQQNTNQAPGSVSVVTTVWGVTNTSQSQVLANHMANSNNPMNQGGNPMNAGMGGSGPGLNPQQFSAQQQQQFAAKGGPNQQYMQQGMYGRPGYPGGPGGYGQGYPGGPNGGPGGMGMVPHSRSPGDFTQPAAAAAAAAVAAAAATATATATATVAALQESHNKDMNQYGQMCSSFQMGPQQSYNSQFMSPRGPPGGMNPANMGSPMNPNMNGPPMGMNQTRAPGMSPFGPHGQRMPQQGYPGGPRPGMQMQGMKRAYPGEASYGGQQYGPNGQFPPQQGQYPPSNASRPLPSPNYPGQRMPGQPGQGQYPPGMPMGQYYKQEQFNGQSPNFPGGGFSYSQGNGPSRPGNYPHSPVPGNPTPPMTPGSTIPPYLSPNPDVKPQFPPDMKPNMTALPPPPGNPNEELRLTFPVRDGVVLEPFRLEHNLAVSNHVFHLRPSVHQTLMWRSDLELQFKCYHHEDRQMNTNWPASVQVSVNATPLTIERGDNKTSHKPLHLKHVCQPGRNTIQITVTACCCSHLFVLQLVHRPSVRSVLQGLLKKRLLPAEHCITKIKRNFSSVAASAGNATLNGEDGVEQTAIKVSLKCPVTFRRIQLPARGHDCKHVQCFDLESYLQLNCERGTWRCPVCNKTALLEGLEVDQYMWGILNAIQNSEFEEVTIDPTCSWRPVPIKSELHIKEDPDGPLAKRFKTMSPSQMTMPNVVEMIAQLGPGSGPGPGSGPGSGVGLGHGGPGSGPSPYQSHPGPHGGGDYAGPGNGFHSHGNFDFPHGNPSGGGGGGGPGTGGGGGGGPPMSDFMHAPQLSHPPDAPGGLMSQDKPLNHGMSDSMSHPDHSHNAIQQGMHMSPHHVHQSGQSLHHGGQSGQSLHHGGQSGQPPRQSSQPQSQHSGPQQQQNSHPHSDLNFNPSSDGPMGQGAQDMPEPSLDLLPELANPDELLSYLDPPDLPTNSNDDLLSLFENN; from the exons CCCTGCTGTCGTCGTGGTGCGAGGAGCTGGGTCGCCTCCTCCTGCTGCGGCACCAGAAGAACCGTCAGAACGAGCCCCAGGGGCCCCATAAAGGGCCCCTGCATCCCCAGCCCAGCATGAACAGCATGAAGCCGGGCCTCACGCACAG cgaTGGGTCCTTTCCCTACGACTCGGGCCCCTGGCAACAGAACACAAACCAGGCCCCCGGCTCGGTTTCCGTCGTCACCACAGTGTGGGGTGTGACCAACACATCGCAGAGTCAG GTGCTGGCCAACCACATGGCGAACAGCAACAACCCCATGAACCAGGGGGGCAACCCCATGAACGCCGGCATGGGGGGCAGCGGGCCGGGGCTCAACCCGCAGCAGTTCAgcgctcagcagcagcagcagttcgCTGCCAAGGGGGGCCCCAATCAGCAGTACATGCAGCAGGGCATGTACGGCCGGCCTGGGTACCCTGGGGGGCCTGGGGGATACGGCCAAGG TTACCCGGGGGGCCCCAACGGCGGTCCGGGCGGGATGGGCATGGTCCCTCACTCGCGCTCACCGGGCGACTTCACCCAACCggccgctgctgccgccgccgccgccgtcgccgccgctgccgccacgGCAACGGCCACGGCGACGGCCACCGTGGCCGCTCTTCAGGAGAGCCACAACAAGGACATGAACCAGTATGGCCAG ATGTGCTCTTCATTTCAGATGGGCCCTCAACAGTCCTACAACAGCCAGTTCATGAGCCCGCGAGGCCCTCCCGGAGGCATGAATCCGGCCAACATGGGGTCGCCCATGAACCCCAACATGAACGGCCCCCCCATGGGCATGAACCAAACTCGAGCCCCAGGCATGAGTCCCTTCGGCCCTCACGGCCAACGGATGCCCCAGCAAGGCTACCCCGGAGGGCCCAGGCCGGGCATGCAGATGCAGGGCATGAAGAGAGCGTATCCTGGAGAG GCCAGCTACGGAGGTCAACAGTACGGGCCCAACGGTCAGTTCCCTCCTCAGCAAGGCCAGTACCCCCCGTCCAACGCCTCCAGACCCCTGCCCTCTCCCAACTACCCCGGCCAGAGGATGCCAGGGCAGCCGGGCCAGGGACAGTACCCCCCCGGGATGCCCATGGGCCAGTACTACAAG CAAGAGCAATTCAACGGTCAAAGTCCTAACTTCCCTGGAGGCGGATTCTCTTACAGCCAAGGCAACGGG CCCTCGCGACCGGGCAACTACCCCCACTCCCCTGTCCCGGGTAACCCAACACCGCCCATGACCCCGGGAAGTACCATCCCCCCTTACCTGTCCCCCAACCCGGACGTCAAGCCCCAGTTCCCCCCCGACATGAAACCAAATATGACAGCacttcctcctccgcctg GCAACCCCAACGAGGAGCTGCGGCTGACCTTCCCAGTGAGGGACGGGGTGGTGCTGGAGCCCTTCAGGCTGGAGCACAACCTGGCCGTCAGCAACCACGTCTTCCACCTGCGGCCCTCCGTGCACCAGACACTCATGTGGAG GTCGGACCTGGAACTGCAGTTCAAGTGCTACCACCACGAGGACCGGCAGATGAACACCAACTGGCCGGCGTCCGTACAGGTCAGCGTCAACGCCACGCCCCTCACCATCGAGAGGGGCGACAACAAGACTTCCCACAAGCCCTTGCACTTGAAGCATGTCTGTCAGCCTGGGAGGAACACCATCCAGATCACGGTCACCGCCTGTTGCTGT TCCCACCTGTTTGTGCTGCAGCTGGTCCACAGACCATCTGTGCGCTCTGTCCTCCAGGGTCTGTTGAAGAAGAGGCTTCTACCGGCAGAACATTGCATCACCAAAA TCAAGAGGAACTTCAGCAGTGTCGCTGCCTCTGCTGGCAACGCCACCCTGAACGGGGAAGACGGCGTGGAGCAGACGGCCATTAAAGTCTCCCTCAAATGCCCCGTCACCTTCAGACGCATCCAGCTGCCGGCGCGCGGACACGACTGCAAACACGTCCAG TGTTTTGATTTGGAGTCCTACCTGCAGCTCAACTGTGAGAGAGGAACGTGGAGGTGTCCTGTATGCAA TAAAACGGCGTTGTTGGAAGGCCTGGAGGTGGATCAGTACATGTGGGGTATCCTGAACGCCATCCAGAA TTCTGAATTTGAGGAGGTCACCATCGACCCCACCTGCAGCTGGAGACCGGTGCCCATCAAGTCGGAGCTGCACATCAAGGAGGACCCCGACGGGCCCCTGGCCAAACGCTTCAAGACCATGAGCCCCAGCCAGATGACCATGCCCAACGTGGTGGAGATGATCGCCCAGCTGGGGCCTGGTTCCGGACCGGGTCCCGGCTCTGGACCCGGGTCTGGTGTAGGCCTCGGACATGGTGGTCCCGGTTCTGGTCCGAGCCCCTACCAGTCTCATCCTGGTCCACATGGCGGGGGAGACTACGCTGGACCAG gCAACGGTTTCCACAGTCACGGGAACTTTGACTTCCCCCACGGTAATCCCtcaggtgggggaggtggaggaggaccgggtacaggaggagggggagggggaggacccCCTATGAGCGACTTCATGCACGCCCCCCAGCTCTCCCATCCCCCGGACGCCCCTGGTGGTCTGATGTCCCAGGACAAGCCCCTCAACCATGGGATGTCCGACTCA ATGTCCCATCCCGACCACTCCCACAATGCCATTCAGCAGGGCATGCACATGTCTCCGCACCACGTGCACCAATCGGGGCAGTCGTTGCATCACGGCGGCCAATCGGGGCAGTCGTTGCATCATGGCGGCCAATCGGGGCAGCCGCCTCGCCAGTCGTCGCAGCCCCAGTCCCAGCATAGCgggcctcagcagcagcagaacagtCACCCCCACAGCGATCTGAATTTTAACCCCTCTTCGGATGGGCCAATGGGGCAGGGAGCCCAGGACATGCCCGAGCCCTCCCTGGAT CTGCTTCCAGAGCTGGCCAACCCTGACGAGTTGCTCTCCTACTTGGACCCTCCTGACCTTCCGACCAATAGCAATGATGATCTCCTGTCCCTCTTTGAGAACAACTAG
- the zmiz1a gene encoding zinc finger MIZ domain-containing protein 1a isoform X5: MNTLPSMDRHIQQTNDRLLCIKQHLQNPANFQTAATELLDWCGDPRAFQRPFEQSLMGCLTVVSRVAAQQGYDLDLGYRLLAVCAANRDKFTPKSAALLSSWCEELGRLLLLRHQKNRQNEPQGPHKGPLHPQPSMNSMKPGLTHSDGSFPYDSGPWQQNTNQAPGSVSVVTTVWGVTNTSQSQVLANHMANSNNPMNQGGNPMNAGMGGSGPGLNPQQFSAQQQQQFAAKGGPNQQYMQQGMYGRPGYPGGPGGYGQGYPGGPNGGPGGMGMVPHSRSPGDFTQPAAAAAAAAVAAAAATATATATATVAALQESHNKDMNQYGQMCSSFQMGPQQSYNSQFMSPRGPPGGMNPANMGSPMNPNMNGPPMGMNQTRAPGMSPFGPHGQRMPQQGYPGGPRPGMQMQGMKRAYPGEASYGGQQYGPNGQFPPQQGQYPPSNASRPLPSPNYPGQRMPGQPGQGQYPPGMPMGQYYKQEQFNGQSPNFPGGGFSYSQGNGPSRPGNYPHSPVPGNPTPPMTPGSTIPPYLSPNPDVKPQFPPDMKPNMTALPPPPGNPNEELRLTFPVRDGVVLEPFRLEHNLAVSNHVFHLRPSVHQTLMWRSDLELQFKCYHHEDRQMNTNWPASVQVSVNATPLTIERGDNKTSHKPLHLKHVCQPGRNTIQITVTACCCSHLFVLQLVHRPSVRSVLQGLLKKRLLPAEHCITKIKRNFSSVAASAGNATLNGEDGVEQTAIKVSLKCPVTFRRIQLPARGHDCKHVQCFDLESYLQLNCERGTWRCPVCNKTALLEGLEVDQYMWGILNAIQNSEFEEVTIDPTCSWRPVPIKSELHIKEDPDGPLAKRFKTMSPSQMTMPNVVEMIAQLGPGSGPGPGSGPGSGVGLGHGGPGSGPSPYQSHPGPHGGGDYAGPGNGFHSHGNFDFPHGNPSGGGGGGGPGTGGGGGGGPPMSDFMHAPQLSHPPDAPGGLMSQDKPLNHGMSDSMSHPDHSHNAIQQGMHMSPHHVHQSGQSLHHGGQSGQSLHHGGQSGQPPRQSSQPQSQHSGPQQQQNSHPHSDLNFNPSSDGPMGQGAQDMPEPSLDLLPELANPDELLSYLDPPDLPTNSNDDLLSLFENN, translated from the exons CCCTGCTGTCGTCGTGGTGCGAGGAGCTGGGTCGCCTCCTCCTGCTGCGGCACCAGAAGAACCGTCAGAACGAGCCCCAGGGGCCCCATAAAGGGCCCCTGCATCCCCAGCCCAGCATGAACAGCATGAAGCCGGGCCTCACGCACAG cgaTGGGTCCTTTCCCTACGACTCGGGCCCCTGGCAACAGAACACAAACCAGGCCCCCGGCTCGGTTTCCGTCGTCACCACAGTGTGGGGTGTGACCAACACATCGCAGAGTCAG GTGCTGGCCAACCACATGGCGAACAGCAACAACCCCATGAACCAGGGGGGCAACCCCATGAACGCCGGCATGGGGGGCAGCGGGCCGGGGCTCAACCCGCAGCAGTTCAgcgctcagcagcagcagcagttcgCTGCCAAGGGGGGCCCCAATCAGCAGTACATGCAGCAGGGCATGTACGGCCGGCCTGGGTACCCTGGGGGGCCTGGGGGATACGGCCAAGG TTACCCGGGGGGCCCCAACGGCGGTCCGGGCGGGATGGGCATGGTCCCTCACTCGCGCTCACCGGGCGACTTCACCCAACCggccgctgctgccgccgccgccgccgtcgccgccgctgccgccacgGCAACGGCCACGGCGACGGCCACCGTGGCCGCTCTTCAGGAGAGCCACAACAAGGACATGAACCAGTATGGCCAG ATGTGCTCTTCATTTCAGATGGGCCCTCAACAGTCCTACAACAGCCAGTTCATGAGCCCGCGAGGCCCTCCCGGAGGCATGAATCCGGCCAACATGGGGTCGCCCATGAACCCCAACATGAACGGCCCCCCCATGGGCATGAACCAAACTCGAGCCCCAGGCATGAGTCCCTTCGGCCCTCACGGCCAACGGATGCCCCAGCAAGGCTACCCCGGAGGGCCCAGGCCGGGCATGCAGATGCAGGGCATGAAGAGAGCGTATCCTGGAGAG GCCAGCTACGGAGGTCAACAGTACGGGCCCAACGGTCAGTTCCCTCCTCAGCAAGGCCAGTACCCCCCGTCCAACGCCTCCAGACCCCTGCCCTCTCCCAACTACCCCGGCCAGAGGATGCCAGGGCAGCCGGGCCAGGGACAGTACCCCCCCGGGATGCCCATGGGCCAGTACTACAAG CAAGAGCAATTCAACGGTCAAAGTCCTAACTTCCCTGGAGGCGGATTCTCTTACAGCCAAGGCAACGGG CCCTCGCGACCGGGCAACTACCCCCACTCCCCTGTCCCGGGTAACCCAACACCGCCCATGACCCCGGGAAGTACCATCCCCCCTTACCTGTCCCCCAACCCGGACGTCAAGCCCCAGTTCCCCCCCGACATGAAACCAAATATGACAGCacttcctcctccgcctg GCAACCCCAACGAGGAGCTGCGGCTGACCTTCCCAGTGAGGGACGGGGTGGTGCTGGAGCCCTTCAGGCTGGAGCACAACCTGGCCGTCAGCAACCACGTCTTCCACCTGCGGCCCTCCGTGCACCAGACACTCATGTGGAG GTCGGACCTGGAACTGCAGTTCAAGTGCTACCACCACGAGGACCGGCAGATGAACACCAACTGGCCGGCGTCCGTACAGGTCAGCGTCAACGCCACGCCCCTCACCATCGAGAGGGGCGACAACAAGACTTCCCACAAGCCCTTGCACTTGAAGCATGTCTGTCAGCCTGGGAGGAACACCATCCAGATCACGGTCACCGCCTGTTGCTGT TCCCACCTGTTTGTGCTGCAGCTGGTCCACAGACCATCTGTGCGCTCTGTCCTCCAGGGTCTGTTGAAGAAGAGGCTTCTACCGGCAGAACATTGCATCACCAAAA TCAAGAGGAACTTCAGCAGTGTCGCTGCCTCTGCTGGCAACGCCACCCTGAACGGGGAAGACGGCGTGGAGCAGACGGCCATTAAAGTCTCCCTCAAATGCCCCGTCACCTTCAGACGCATCCAGCTGCCGGCGCGCGGACACGACTGCAAACACGTCCAG TGTTTTGATTTGGAGTCCTACCTGCAGCTCAACTGTGAGAGAGGAACGTGGAGGTGTCCTGTATGCAA TAAAACGGCGTTGTTGGAAGGCCTGGAGGTGGATCAGTACATGTGGGGTATCCTGAACGCCATCCAGAA TTCTGAATTTGAGGAGGTCACCATCGACCCCACCTGCAGCTGGAGACCGGTGCCCATCAAGTCGGAGCTGCACATCAAGGAGGACCCCGACGGGCCCCTGGCCAAACGCTTCAAGACCATGAGCCCCAGCCAGATGACCATGCCCAACGTGGTGGAGATGATCGCCCAGCTGGGGCCTGGTTCCGGACCGGGTCCCGGCTCTGGACCCGGGTCTGGTGTAGGCCTCGGACATGGTGGTCCCGGTTCTGGTCCGAGCCCCTACCAGTCTCATCCTGGTCCACATGGCGGGGGAGACTACGCTGGACCAG gCAACGGTTTCCACAGTCACGGGAACTTTGACTTCCCCCACGGTAATCCCtcaggtgggggaggtggaggaggaccgggtacaggaggagggggagggggaggacccCCTATGAGCGACTTCATGCACGCCCCCCAGCTCTCCCATCCCCCGGACGCCCCTGGTGGTCTGATGTCCCAGGACAAGCCCCTCAACCATGGGATGTCCGACTCA ATGTCCCATCCCGACCACTCCCACAATGCCATTCAGCAGGGCATGCACATGTCTCCGCACCACGTGCACCAATCGGGGCAGTCGTTGCATCACGGCGGCCAATCGGGGCAGTCGTTGCATCATGGCGGCCAATCGGGGCAGCCGCCTCGCCAGTCGTCGCAGCCCCAGTCCCAGCATAGCgggcctcagcagcagcagaacagtCACCCCCACAGCGATCTGAATTTTAACCCCTCTTCGGATGGGCCAATGGGGCAGGGAGCCCAGGACATGCCCGAGCCCTCCCTGGAT CTGCTTCCAGAGCTGGCCAACCCTGACGAGTTGCTCTCCTACTTGGACCCTCCTGACCTTCCGACCAATAGCAATGATGATCTCCTGTCCCTCTTTGAGAACAACTAG
- the zmiz1a gene encoding zinc finger MIZ domain-containing protein 1a isoform X1 → MNTLPSMDRHIQQTNDRLLCIKQHLQNPANFQTAATELLDWCGDPRAFQRPFEQSLMGCLTVVSRVAAQQGYDLDLGYRLLAVCAANRDKFTPKSAETNTCRRCQSDSALLSSWCEELGRLLLLRHQKNRQNEPQGPHKGPLHPQPSMNSMKPGLTHSDGSFPYDSGPWQQNTNQAPGSVSVVTTVWGVTNTSQSQVLANHMANSNNPMNQGGNPMNAGMGGSGPGLNPQQFSAQQQQQFAAKGGPNQQYMQQGMYGRPGYPGGPGGYGQGYPGGPNGGPGGMGMVPHSRSPGDFTQPAAAAAAAAVAAAAATATATATATVAALQESHNKDMNQYGQMCSSFQMGPQQSYNSQFMSPRGPPGGMNPANMGSPMNPNMNGPPMGMNQTRAPGMSPFGPHGQRMPQQGYPGGPRPGMQMQGMKRAYPGEASYGGQQYGPNGQFPPQQGQYPPSNASRPLPSPNYPGQRMPGQPGQGQYPPGMPMGQYYKQEQFNGQSPNFPGGGFSYSQGNGPSRPGNYPHSPVPGNPTPPMTPGSTIPPYLSPNPDVKPQFPPDMKPNMTALPPPPGNPNEELRLTFPVRDGVVLEPFRLEHNLAVSNHVFHLRPSVHQTLMWRSDLELQFKCYHHEDRQMNTNWPASVQVSVNATPLTIERGDNKTSHKPLHLKHVCQPGRNTIQITVTACCCSHLFVLQLVHRPSVRSVLQGLLKKRLLPAEHCITKIKRNFSSVAASAGNATLNGEDGVEQTAIKVSLKCPVTFRRIQLPARGHDCKHVQCFDLESYLQLNCERGTWRCPVCNKTALLEGLEVDQYMWGILNAIQNSEFEEVTIDPTCSWRPVPIKSELHIKEDPDGPLAKRFKTMSPSQMTMPNVVEMIAQLGPGSGPGPGSGPGSGVGLGHGGPGSGPSPYQSHPGPHGGGDYAGPGNGFHSHGNFDFPHGNPSGGGGGGGPGTGGGGGGGPPMSDFMHAPQLSHPPDAPGGLMSQDKPLNHGMSDSPRSHFSSLSPHLQMSHPDHSHNAIQQGMHMSPHHVHQSGQSLHHGGQSGQSLHHGGQSGQPPRQSSQPQSQHSGPQQQQNSHPHSDLNFNPSSDGPMGQGAQDMPEPSLDLLPELANPDELLSYLDPPDLPTNSNDDLLSLFENN, encoded by the exons CCCTGCTGTCGTCGTGGTGCGAGGAGCTGGGTCGCCTCCTCCTGCTGCGGCACCAGAAGAACCGTCAGAACGAGCCCCAGGGGCCCCATAAAGGGCCCCTGCATCCCCAGCCCAGCATGAACAGCATGAAGCCGGGCCTCACGCACAG cgaTGGGTCCTTTCCCTACGACTCGGGCCCCTGGCAACAGAACACAAACCAGGCCCCCGGCTCGGTTTCCGTCGTCACCACAGTGTGGGGTGTGACCAACACATCGCAGAGTCAG GTGCTGGCCAACCACATGGCGAACAGCAACAACCCCATGAACCAGGGGGGCAACCCCATGAACGCCGGCATGGGGGGCAGCGGGCCGGGGCTCAACCCGCAGCAGTTCAgcgctcagcagcagcagcagttcgCTGCCAAGGGGGGCCCCAATCAGCAGTACATGCAGCAGGGCATGTACGGCCGGCCTGGGTACCCTGGGGGGCCTGGGGGATACGGCCAAGG TTACCCGGGGGGCCCCAACGGCGGTCCGGGCGGGATGGGCATGGTCCCTCACTCGCGCTCACCGGGCGACTTCACCCAACCggccgctgctgccgccgccgccgccgtcgccgccgctgccgccacgGCAACGGCCACGGCGACGGCCACCGTGGCCGCTCTTCAGGAGAGCCACAACAAGGACATGAACCAGTATGGCCAG ATGTGCTCTTCATTTCAGATGGGCCCTCAACAGTCCTACAACAGCCAGTTCATGAGCCCGCGAGGCCCTCCCGGAGGCATGAATCCGGCCAACATGGGGTCGCCCATGAACCCCAACATGAACGGCCCCCCCATGGGCATGAACCAAACTCGAGCCCCAGGCATGAGTCCCTTCGGCCCTCACGGCCAACGGATGCCCCAGCAAGGCTACCCCGGAGGGCCCAGGCCGGGCATGCAGATGCAGGGCATGAAGAGAGCGTATCCTGGAGAG GCCAGCTACGGAGGTCAACAGTACGGGCCCAACGGTCAGTTCCCTCCTCAGCAAGGCCAGTACCCCCCGTCCAACGCCTCCAGACCCCTGCCCTCTCCCAACTACCCCGGCCAGAGGATGCCAGGGCAGCCGGGCCAGGGACAGTACCCCCCCGGGATGCCCATGGGCCAGTACTACAAG CAAGAGCAATTCAACGGTCAAAGTCCTAACTTCCCTGGAGGCGGATTCTCTTACAGCCAAGGCAACGGG CCCTCGCGACCGGGCAACTACCCCCACTCCCCTGTCCCGGGTAACCCAACACCGCCCATGACCCCGGGAAGTACCATCCCCCCTTACCTGTCCCCCAACCCGGACGTCAAGCCCCAGTTCCCCCCCGACATGAAACCAAATATGACAGCacttcctcctccgcctg GCAACCCCAACGAGGAGCTGCGGCTGACCTTCCCAGTGAGGGACGGGGTGGTGCTGGAGCCCTTCAGGCTGGAGCACAACCTGGCCGTCAGCAACCACGTCTTCCACCTGCGGCCCTCCGTGCACCAGACACTCATGTGGAG GTCGGACCTGGAACTGCAGTTCAAGTGCTACCACCACGAGGACCGGCAGATGAACACCAACTGGCCGGCGTCCGTACAGGTCAGCGTCAACGCCACGCCCCTCACCATCGAGAGGGGCGACAACAAGACTTCCCACAAGCCCTTGCACTTGAAGCATGTCTGTCAGCCTGGGAGGAACACCATCCAGATCACGGTCACCGCCTGTTGCTGT TCCCACCTGTTTGTGCTGCAGCTGGTCCACAGACCATCTGTGCGCTCTGTCCTCCAGGGTCTGTTGAAGAAGAGGCTTCTACCGGCAGAACATTGCATCACCAAAA TCAAGAGGAACTTCAGCAGTGTCGCTGCCTCTGCTGGCAACGCCACCCTGAACGGGGAAGACGGCGTGGAGCAGACGGCCATTAAAGTCTCCCTCAAATGCCCCGTCACCTTCAGACGCATCCAGCTGCCGGCGCGCGGACACGACTGCAAACACGTCCAG TGTTTTGATTTGGAGTCCTACCTGCAGCTCAACTGTGAGAGAGGAACGTGGAGGTGTCCTGTATGCAA TAAAACGGCGTTGTTGGAAGGCCTGGAGGTGGATCAGTACATGTGGGGTATCCTGAACGCCATCCAGAA TTCTGAATTTGAGGAGGTCACCATCGACCCCACCTGCAGCTGGAGACCGGTGCCCATCAAGTCGGAGCTGCACATCAAGGAGGACCCCGACGGGCCCCTGGCCAAACGCTTCAAGACCATGAGCCCCAGCCAGATGACCATGCCCAACGTGGTGGAGATGATCGCCCAGCTGGGGCCTGGTTCCGGACCGGGTCCCGGCTCTGGACCCGGGTCTGGTGTAGGCCTCGGACATGGTGGTCCCGGTTCTGGTCCGAGCCCCTACCAGTCTCATCCTGGTCCACATGGCGGGGGAGACTACGCTGGACCAG gCAACGGTTTCCACAGTCACGGGAACTTTGACTTCCCCCACGGTAATCCCtcaggtgggggaggtggaggaggaccgggtacaggaggagggggagggggaggacccCCTATGAGCGACTTCATGCACGCCCCCCAGCTCTCCCATCCCCCGGACGCCCCTGGTGGTCTGATGTCCCAGGACAAGCCCCTCAACCATGGGATGTCCGACTCA CCTCGATCtcacttttcctctctctcccctcaccttcAGATGTCCCATCCCGACCACTCCCACAATGCCATTCAGCAGGGCATGCACATGTCTCCGCACCACGTGCACCAATCGGGGCAGTCGTTGCATCACGGCGGCCAATCGGGGCAGTCGTTGCATCATGGCGGCCAATCGGGGCAGCCGCCTCGCCAGTCGTCGCAGCCCCAGTCCCAGCATAGCgggcctcagcagcagcagaacagtCACCCCCACAGCGATCTGAATTTTAACCCCTCTTCGGATGGGCCAATGGGGCAGGGAGCCCAGGACATGCCCGAGCCCTCCCTGGAT CTGCTTCCAGAGCTGGCCAACCCTGACGAGTTGCTCTCCTACTTGGACCCTCCTGACCTTCCGACCAATAGCAATGATGATCTCCTGTCCCTCTTTGAGAACAACTAG